Proteins encoded by one window of Fischerella sp. PCC 9605:
- a CDS encoding S1C family serine protease, whose product MKINLGWVSNDDFASKNAGMPKNNPKTDEQLLDAYSQAVINVVEKVSPTVVNIDVQRFLTGRSRNYQPLTQEVRGNGSGFIFTQDGYILTNSHVVHDASKIQVTLSDGRSYDAEMIGDDPDTDLAVIRIHAPNLIAARLGDSQSLRVGQLAIAIGHPYGFQTTVTTGVISALGRSFQSRSGKLIENIIQTDAALNPGNSGGPLVTSHAEVIGINTAIVMAAQGICFAVPINTAKMVIPALMRYGQIRRGYIGIGGQNVHISRRLMLSHELAVDTGIFVMYVEANSPAAKAGLQEGDVIVGFNNRPLRSIEDLQKLLTPESIGVRSQLTILRKNRKLVVGIVPEESSSSVSG is encoded by the coding sequence ATGAAAATAAATTTGGGCTGGGTATCGAACGATGATTTCGCTTCTAAGAATGCAGGAATGCCCAAAAACAACCCAAAAACTGATGAACAACTGCTTGATGCTTATTCCCAAGCTGTTATCAATGTAGTGGAAAAAGTCAGTCCTACGGTTGTTAATATCGACGTGCAAAGATTCCTAACAGGACGTAGCCGCAATTACCAGCCTCTTACTCAAGAAGTACGTGGTAATGGTTCTGGATTTATTTTCACACAGGATGGTTACATCCTTACGAATAGCCATGTAGTGCACGATGCGTCCAAAATTCAAGTGACACTATCTGATGGTCGCAGTTACGATGCAGAAATGATTGGCGACGATCCAGATACAGATTTGGCAGTGATTAGAATTCATGCGCCAAATTTGATAGCTGCGCGTTTGGGCGATTCGCAGTCATTACGAGTCGGTCAGTTGGCGATCGCGATCGGTCATCCCTACGGCTTTCAAACTACGGTTACAACTGGGGTAATTAGTGCCTTGGGACGCTCTTTTCAATCCCGTTCTGGTAAGCTGATCGAAAATATTATCCAAACTGATGCTGCTTTGAACCCTGGCAATTCTGGCGGCCCGCTGGTTACTTCCCATGCGGAAGTCATCGGCATTAATACTGCCATTGTCATGGCAGCACAAGGAATCTGCTTTGCTGTACCCATTAACACTGCCAAAATGGTGATTCCGGCGTTGATGAGATATGGTCAAATTCGGCGCGGTTACATCGGTATCGGCGGACAAAATGTGCATATTTCCCGCCGCCTCATGTTATCCCATGAATTAGCTGTGGATACCGGAATTTTTGTCATGTACGTGGAAGCAAACAGCCCCGCAGCAAAAGCAGGTTTGCAAGAAGGAGATGTGATTGTTGGTTTCAATAATCGACCGCTTCGCAGTATCGAAGACTTGCAAAAACTTCTAACACCTGAATCAATTGGTGTGCGATCGCAACTAACCATTTTGCGTAAAAATCGCAAGTTAGTGGTAGGTATTGTGCCAGAAGAATCAAGTTCTTCAGTAAGTGGTTAG
- a CDS encoding DUF937 domain-containing protein yields the protein MGLFDQIINAIDNPSQQGSTGQLGDILNTVQQLSNSTGTNPSTMQSVVGIVGNYVRSALQEKQVNYGNQEAQAVVNQYSGTSPNPQAVDSLFSYGMQQQVAEAVAQRTGLNAGMIQQLLPILVPLVLNLLRTGANAQNSQAGGNSVLNSFLDSDRDGDVDIVDAIQMASRYLGR from the coding sequence ATGGGACTCTTTGACCAAATTATTAATGCGATCGACAATCCCAGCCAACAAGGCAGTACAGGACAGTTGGGTGATATCCTCAATACCGTACAGCAACTGAGCAATAGCACGGGTACAAATCCTTCTACCATGCAATCAGTTGTAGGTATTGTAGGTAACTATGTGCGTTCTGCCTTGCAAGAAAAGCAAGTTAACTATGGCAATCAAGAAGCGCAAGCTGTAGTCAATCAATATAGCGGCACTTCTCCCAATCCCCAAGCCGTAGACTCCTTGTTCTCTTATGGGATGCAACAGCAGGTAGCTGAGGCTGTTGCCCAACGCACAGGTTTGAATGCTGGTATGATTCAACAACTACTACCAATATTGGTTCCTTTGGTACTGAATTTACTGCGAACCGGTGCGAATGCCCAAAATTCTCAAGCTGGTGGAAATTCCGTGCTGAATTCCTTCCTTGATAGCGATCGCGACGGCGATGTTGATATTGTTGATGCCATACAGATGGCAAGTCGGTATTTGGGAAGGTGA
- a CDS encoding sensor histidine kinase — protein MTPPSELKQLPEYYYKNFVKRVFHRLSIRQKIILGYGLSLGVAVLGTAAGLVIGNKYFQQARHQMMMADEESHLFSSLQGELLEIQSNQQEIVSLLNQPQELQQYTSKLKTNQAEAKALIAELQEFSQGTSQADLQALFKKYDSTIRVYFEQLNTILEQISSLTSKPQELLKTQILAQQFSQSPTALEFYKFNHELTTLAKTVRDRQEEADEFQSRAAALQALIIISSILLSTAIAAILAIYTSTLIVRPLQTLTHVAQKVTKEGNFDLQAPVTTTDEVGTLADSLNQLIHQVKYLLAEQQTEVQARLIQSEKLSSLGRMIAGIAHEINNPVNFIYGNIGSAKTYINDLFDLLQTYKDEFPNSSAAIQAKEEEIDLKFIEEDLPKLLKSMEFGAERTREIVRSLKDFSRLDGCEAQSVSLHACIDSTLLILQNRLKHGINVVRNYGDIPVIAGYTGLLYQVFMNLLINAIDALEEKSASNPDFSPAITISTAHSDDDWVMVRIADNGPGIAKENQDRIFETFFTTKPRGIGTGLGLAISHQIIVDKHGGKITCNSELDLGTEFAIALPIARGTD, from the coding sequence ATGACCCCGCCCTCTGAATTAAAACAATTGCCAGAGTATTACTATAAAAACTTTGTTAAACGAGTGTTCCATCGGCTGAGTATTCGACAAAAAATTATCTTGGGATACGGCCTGTCGTTGGGAGTTGCAGTTTTAGGAACAGCGGCTGGTTTAGTAATTGGCAATAAATACTTCCAACAAGCCAGACATCAGATGATGATGGCAGATGAAGAAAGTCACTTGTTTAGCAGTCTCCAAGGAGAACTATTGGAAATTCAGTCCAATCAGCAAGAAATTGTGTCTTTATTGAATCAACCGCAAGAGTTGCAACAGTACACTTCTAAGTTAAAGACAAATCAAGCAGAAGCCAAAGCATTGATTGCCGAGTTGCAAGAATTTAGTCAAGGTACATCGCAAGCAGATTTACAAGCGCTATTCAAAAAGTATGACAGTACAATCAGGGTCTATTTTGAGCAACTCAACACTATTTTAGAGCAGATTTCGTCACTGACCTCAAAGCCACAGGAACTGCTAAAGACTCAGATATTAGCGCAGCAATTTAGCCAAAGTCCAACAGCACTGGAGTTTTATAAATTTAACCATGAGTTAACCACGTTGGCGAAAACAGTTCGCGATCGCCAAGAGGAAGCTGATGAGTTTCAAAGTCGGGCCGCAGCACTGCAAGCTCTAATTATTATTAGTAGCATTCTGCTATCGACTGCGATCGCTGCTATCCTCGCTATCTACACTAGTACTTTAATTGTTCGTCCACTCCAGACGCTCACGCATGTTGCCCAAAAAGTTACCAAAGAAGGTAATTTTGACCTTCAAGCACCCGTAACAACAACAGATGAAGTTGGTACTTTAGCTGATTCCCTGAACCAACTGATCCACCAAGTAAAGTATCTTTTAGCAGAACAACAAACCGAAGTCCAAGCAAGACTCATTCAAAGCGAAAAACTATCTAGCTTGGGAAGGATGATTGCTGGTATTGCCCATGAAATTAATAATCCTGTCAATTTTATCTATGGCAACATAGGAAGCGCGAAAACCTACATTAACGACCTGTTTGATTTACTGCAAACATATAAAGATGAATTTCCCAATTCTTCCGCAGCAATACAAGCTAAAGAAGAAGAGATAGACTTAAAGTTTATCGAAGAGGATTTGCCAAAACTCTTAAAATCAATGGAATTTGGGGCTGAACGGACGCGAGAAATTGTCCGGAGTTTAAAAGATTTCTCTCGTCTAGATGGATGTGAAGCTCAATCGGTAAGTTTACACGCTTGTATTGACAGCACGCTGTTGATTCTGCAAAATCGTTTGAAACATGGCATAAATGTTGTCCGTAATTATGGAGATATTCCAGTCATTGCTGGTTATACAGGCTTACTCTATCAAGTGTTTATGAACCTGTTAATCAATGCCATTGATGCTTTAGAGGAAAAATCTGCCAGCAATCCCGACTTTTCACCTGCAATTACCATCAGCACAGCACACAGTGACGATGATTGGGTAATGGTGCGAATCGCCGACAATGGGCCAGGTATTGCAAAAGAAAATCAAGATAGAATATTTGAAACTTTCTTCACTACCAAACCGCGAGGTATTGGTACTGGTTTGGGGCTAGCAATTTCCCACCAAATTATAGTCGACAAACACGGCGGCAAAATTACTTGTAATTCAGAATTAGATTTAGGCACAGAGTTTGCGATCGCTCTACCAATTGCTAGAGGCACTGATTAA
- a CDS encoding YcjF family protein — MPLSRIVTLIIGLILILGLSLWLIDSLSRLYWQLSYSPLLGNLLLLLLVVLIGALIAAFVYYVLVIRSGEQRSRRKRQQRKQVQIPAVKSEAASSTLQAVKQQVAQIQDEVARQALLSKSREIEANLARGEIQVVIFGTGSAGKTSLVNAIMGRMVGRVDAPMGTTTVGETYCMRLKGLERKILITDTPGILEAGIAGTEREQLARELATSADLLLFVVDNDLRRSEYEPLRALAEIGKRSLLVLNKTDLYTEEDKEAILARLRQRVRGFIAASDVVAVSANPQSVQLENSEIFQPEPEIIPLLRRMAAILRAEGEDLVADNILLQSLRLGEEARKLIDAQRRRQADKIVERFQWIGAGVVSVTPLPMVDLLATAAVNAQMVVEIGRVYGCELNMERGRELALSLAKTIAGLGIVKGALQLLSTALQLNVGTFIIGRAIQGVTAAYLTRIAGKSFIEYFRNDQDWGDGGMTEVVQRQFQLNRRDEFIKDFVQEAIARVVRPLTERAELVEEDQERRLGTGD, encoded by the coding sequence ATGCCTCTGTCGCGCATTGTTACGCTAATTATTGGTCTGATTCTGATTTTGGGACTAAGCCTTTGGCTGATTGACTCTCTGTCACGGCTGTACTGGCAATTGTCCTACTCTCCCCTATTGGGCAATTTGCTGCTGTTGTTGTTAGTTGTCCTGATTGGTGCTTTAATTGCCGCCTTTGTCTATTACGTACTGGTAATTCGGTCTGGCGAACAGCGATCGCGCCGCAAGAGACAACAACGCAAACAAGTGCAAATCCCAGCTGTTAAATCAGAAGCAGCTTCTTCTACCCTGCAAGCTGTTAAGCAACAAGTCGCGCAAATTCAAGATGAAGTTGCCCGACAAGCTTTACTGAGTAAATCGCGGGAAATAGAAGCTAACCTAGCACGTGGCGAAATTCAAGTTGTGATCTTTGGCACCGGGAGTGCTGGCAAAACCTCTTTGGTGAATGCGATTATGGGACGCATGGTCGGCAGGGTAGATGCGCCGATGGGAACCACCACAGTAGGAGAAACCTATTGTATGCGTTTGAAGGGCTTAGAGCGCAAGATTTTAATTACCGATACGCCAGGAATTTTAGAAGCGGGGATAGCCGGAACCGAGAGAGAACAACTAGCACGAGAACTAGCAACATCCGCAGATTTACTGTTGTTTGTGGTCGATAATGACTTAAGGCGGTCAGAATACGAGCCATTGCGGGCATTGGCAGAAATCGGTAAGCGCTCTTTGCTTGTGTTAAATAAAACAGACCTATATACAGAAGAGGATAAAGAGGCGATTTTAGCCAGATTGCGGCAAAGAGTGCGAGGATTTATTGCTGCTAGTGATGTGGTGGCAGTTTCTGCCAATCCCCAATCTGTACAACTAGAAAATAGCGAAATTTTCCAACCAGAACCGGAGATTATACCATTACTGCGACGGATGGCGGCAATTTTGCGGGCAGAAGGTGAAGATTTGGTAGCAGATAACATTCTCCTGCAATCGCTGCGACTGGGAGAAGAAGCGCGAAAACTCATCGATGCCCAGCGTCGCCGTCAAGCTGACAAAATTGTGGAACGGTTTCAATGGATTGGTGCGGGTGTGGTGTCGGTAACGCCACTGCCAATGGTCGATTTACTGGCAACAGCTGCTGTTAACGCCCAAATGGTCGTAGAAATTGGCAGAGTTTATGGCTGTGAATTAAATATGGAACGGGGGCGCGAACTAGCGCTATCTTTAGCAAAGACAATTGCTGGTTTGGGGATTGTTAAAGGCGCGTTGCAGTTACTTTCTACCGCTTTGCAACTGAATGTAGGTACTTTTATTATTGGTAGGGCAATTCAAGGTGTGACAGCTGCGTATCTGACACGCATTGCTGGTAAAAGCTTTATCGAGTATTTTCGTAATGACCAAGATTGGGGCGATGGTGGGATGACAGAAGTAGTACAGCGTCAGTTTCAATTAAATCGCCGCGATGAATTTATCAAGGACTTTGTTCAGGAAGCGATCGCACGGGTAGTTAGGCCGTTAACAGAAAGAGCTGAATTAGTGGAAGAAGACCAGGAAAGGAGACTAGGGACTGGGGATTAG
- a CDS encoding type II toxin-antitoxin system Phd/YefM family antitoxin: MSSLPVSEAQRQLQQLIDQVVQSHKPILIKGEHNNAILLAEEDWSAIQETLYLLSIPGMRESIKTGLATPIEECDEELNW; this comes from the coding sequence ATGTCTAGTCTTCCTGTCAGTGAGGCTCAACGTCAGCTACAACAACTCATCGATCAAGTTGTCCAATCTCACAAGCCTATTCTCATCAAGGGTGAACATAATAATGCGATCCTGCTTGCTGAAGAAGATTGGTCTGCGATTCAGGAAACTTTATACCTGCTATCTATTCCTGGAATGCGAGAATCTATCAAGACAGGGTTAGCAACCCCTATTGAGGAATGTGATGAGGAATTGAACTGGTGA
- a CDS encoding Txe/YoeB family addiction module toxin encodes MSWKLVYTKQAQKDAKKLAASNLKSKVEELLEILRENPFQNPPPYEKLVGDLSGAYSRRINIQHRLVYEVVESEQTVKVIRMWTHYE; translated from the coding sequence GTGAGTTGGAAACTGGTTTACACAAAGCAAGCTCAAAAAGACGCGAAGAAGTTAGCCGCCAGCAACTTGAAGAGTAAAGTTGAGGAACTACTCGAAATCCTCCGAGAAAACCCTTTTCAAAATCCTCCTCCGTATGAAAAGCTAGTTGGTGATTTATCAGGTGCTTACTCTCGACGGATAAATATCCAGCACCGCTTGGTGTATGAAGTTGTTGAATCTGAGCAAACAGTTAAAGTTATTCGGATGTGGACACATTATGAGTAG
- a CDS encoding helix-turn-helix domain-containing protein: protein MSKVAELRKQRNLTQRQLADLIGVDPSTIRNWERDRGGVDTFVKIAKLCEILDCNPSDLFEVQKLGIEDSENA, encoded by the coding sequence GTGTCAAAAGTTGCTGAACTGCGAAAGCAGAGAAATCTAACACAACGTCAGTTGGCTGATTTGATTGGCGTTGATCCTTCGACCATTCGCAACTGGGAAAGGGACAGGGGGGGTGTTGATACCTTTGTTAAAATTGCCAAGCTTTGCGAGATACTAGACTGCAACCCTTCTGATCTGTTTGAAGTGCAAAAGCTAGGAATCGAAGATAGCGAAAATGCTTGA
- a CDS encoding serine/threonine-protein kinase, producing MTHHMIGKVLQGRYQIVQNLGAGVFGQTYIAIDIEQPDHPKCVIKKLKVSCSQPSYLQTLRLHFITETETLRYLGHHEQIPQLVACFEENERFFLVQEFIEGHALTAELPINQRHSYLWSESEVVSFLYDVLGILEFIHSQGVIHCDLKPENLIRRAYDGKLVLIDFGSIQPIDFGTDSVLPIYRVPVTSLGYIPPEQFIDQTQANSDIYALGMIAIQALTGLSPLQLEIDPSSNEFIWRSPQTLVSDYLAAILSQMIRYDYKDRFKSASEVLRALKQMPVDNWHPQTIQPEYSVVDSAENSDDFAPRFASPKSPPLLTGMRLGLAANSLVMGFGVYSLMNSSPAYSETETLYKATEEYQSGDLEGAIALAKSIPSNSNVYPEAQATVEEWQNQWQVATEQYLVAQTALREGRLSEVLHAASQVPDILYWQLKTDKIVEKAKAKIETQTSDLLTKAYEKAAAKDFSTALTYLDQIPKETSANAVVKQKLDEYKKKQQVRAIYLLQQAYNQAAVGEFNTAVNFLQQVPKNTTVYKVAQDKLIEYTQKQRIQAEGRKIPTSKVATATHEETSKRHSFEPGNQMQEVNITPISNL from the coding sequence ATGACCCACCACATGATCGGTAAAGTATTACAAGGGCGTTACCAAATCGTTCAAAATTTGGGTGCAGGTGTGTTTGGACAAACATACATTGCTATAGATATAGAACAACCAGATCACCCAAAATGTGTTATTAAAAAGCTAAAGGTTTCCTGTTCCCAACCTAGCTACTTACAAACCCTGAGGTTACACTTTATCACCGAAACCGAAACCCTCAGATATTTGGGACACCATGAGCAAATTCCTCAGCTCGTTGCCTGTTTTGAAGAAAACGAACGCTTTTTCTTGGTGCAAGAGTTTATTGAAGGACATGCGCTGACTGCTGAATTACCAATCAATCAACGTCACAGCTATCTCTGGAGTGAAAGCGAAGTTGTCAGTTTTTTATATGATGTATTAGGTATTCTCGAATTTATTCACTCTCAAGGTGTAATTCACTGCGATCTTAAGCCAGAAAACTTAATTAGACGAGCTTACGATGGCAAGTTAGTCCTCATTGATTTTGGTTCCATCCAACCGATTGATTTTGGCACAGATTCAGTATTGCCAATCTACAGAGTCCCCGTCACTTCATTGGGGTATATTCCGCCAGAACAATTTATCGATCAAACACAAGCCAACAGTGATATTTATGCTTTAGGCATGATTGCCATTCAAGCACTAACTGGGCTTTCTCCATTGCAATTAGAAATAGATCCTAGTAGCAATGAATTTATTTGGCGTTCTCCACAAACCCTAGTTAGTGATTATCTTGCTGCGATCCTCAGCCAAATGATCCGCTACGACTACAAAGATCGTTTTAAGTCAGCGAGTGAGGTACTGCGGGCACTTAAGCAAATGCCTGTAGATAATTGGCATCCGCAAACAATACAACCAGAGTATAGCGTAGTAGATTCTGCCGAAAATAGTGATGATTTTGCTCCGCGTTTTGCATCCCCCAAATCACCCCCTCTATTGACAGGAATGAGATTAGGTTTGGCGGCTAATTCCTTGGTGATGGGATTTGGAGTATATTCTTTAATGAATAGTTCTCCAGCTTACTCAGAAACAGAGACTTTATATAAAGCAACAGAAGAATATCAATCTGGAGATTTAGAAGGGGCGATCGCGCTGGCTAAATCTATTCCCTCAAACAGCAATGTTTATCCAGAAGCTCAAGCGACGGTTGAAGAATGGCAAAACCAATGGCAAGTTGCAACTGAACAATATTTAGTTGCTCAAACAGCTTTGCGTGAAGGTCGATTGTCAGAGGTACTGCATGCAGCTTCTCAAGTTCCTGATATTTTGTATTGGCAGTTAAAAACAGACAAAATAGTTGAGAAAGCAAAAGCCAAAATCGAGACGCAGACAAGCGATTTATTAACAAAAGCCTATGAAAAAGCCGCAGCTAAAGATTTCAGCACTGCTTTAACTTATCTCGATCAAATTCCTAAAGAAACTTCTGCCAACGCTGTAGTGAAACAGAAGTTAGATGAGTACAAAAAAAAGCAGCAAGTTCGGGCGATTTATTTGTTACAGCAAGCTTACAATCAGGCAGCAGTAGGCGAATTTAATACTGCTGTGAATTTTCTCCAACAGGTTCCCAAAAATACTACTGTATATAAAGTCGCTCAAGACAAGTTAATAGAATACACTCAAAAGCAGCGTATACAAGCTGAAGGTCGCAAGATACCGACATCCAAAGTAGCTACTGCAACTCATGAAGAGACATCGAAGCGGCACTCTTTTGAGCCAGGAAACCAGATGCAAGAGGTAAATATTACACCCATTTCAAATTTATAA
- a CDS encoding protein adenylyltransferase SelO gives MTLAEAPNNTNSTNPFLILNYEPALESLGDDYYDEVAAAEFPLHTLRWRNDALLPLLGLDAKAVTDEDFITAFGKFEGRKPLLALRYHGYQFGEYNPFLGDGRGFLYGQVRGVDGELYDFGTKGSGRTPYSRGGDGMLTLKGGVREVLAAEMLHAMGVRTSRCLSMVETGLSLWRGDEPSPTRSSVMVRLSQSHIRFGTFERLHYFRRPDLTKKLLDHVIEQYYQHLDSEQDKYALFYAELVQRVAELVAQWMAAGFCHAVLNTDNMSITGESFDYGPYAFIPNYDPYFTAAYFDYYRRYSYIHQPEICKWNLEALQEALKAVIPQTDMEAGLASFDEYYLAEYRSLMLKKLGFEQLSQPQADELLKATIEFLKHYPVSYHHFFADMATTFSSKWRDDASSILRDSEIGQSLGTSELFLNWSGIYHRILSDLTPEEIEKVAQTLARHNPKTMILRPVIESIWEPIVQEDNWQPFYELIQQIQSGN, from the coding sequence ATGACTCTGGCAGAAGCTCCCAACAACACAAATTCTACAAATCCCTTTCTCATCCTTAACTACGAACCCGCCTTAGAATCTCTAGGCGATGACTACTACGACGAAGTAGCAGCAGCGGAATTTCCCCTACACACTCTACGCTGGCGCAACGACGCACTACTACCCCTGTTGGGACTGGACGCCAAAGCAGTGACAGACGAAGATTTTATCACCGCCTTTGGCAAATTTGAGGGACGCAAACCCTTGCTAGCGCTGCGTTACCACGGCTATCAATTTGGTGAATACAATCCTTTCTTAGGTGATGGTAGAGGTTTTCTCTACGGACAAGTGCGTGGTGTCGATGGTGAACTTTACGACTTCGGTACGAAAGGTTCTGGTAGAACGCCCTACTCTCGCGGTGGCGATGGTATGTTAACACTTAAAGGCGGCGTCCGCGAAGTTTTAGCTGCGGAAATGCTGCACGCTATGGGCGTACGTACTTCACGCTGTCTCAGCATGGTGGAAACAGGTTTATCACTCTGGCGGGGTGATGAACCTTCTCCTACTCGTTCCTCAGTAATGGTACGGTTGAGCCAATCGCATATTCGCTTTGGTACTTTTGAGCGACTGCACTATTTCCGGCGTCCTGACTTAACCAAAAAGCTATTAGACCATGTCATTGAGCAGTACTATCAACACTTAGATAGTGAACAAGATAAGTATGCTCTATTTTATGCAGAATTAGTCCAAAGGGTAGCAGAATTAGTAGCGCAGTGGATGGCGGCTGGTTTTTGTCATGCAGTGTTAAACACTGACAATATGTCAATCACAGGGGAGAGTTTTGATTACGGGCCCTATGCTTTTATTCCTAATTACGATCCCTACTTTACCGCCGCATATTTCGACTACTATAGACGCTATAGTTACATCCATCAGCCAGAGATTTGCAAGTGGAATTTAGAGGCACTCCAGGAAGCATTAAAAGCTGTTATTCCTCAAACTGATATGGAAGCTGGATTAGCCAGTTTTGATGAATATTATCTGGCTGAGTATCGCTCTTTAATGTTGAAAAAATTAGGTTTTGAGCAACTGTCACAACCACAAGCAGATGAGCTTTTAAAAGCAACTATTGAATTTTTAAAACATTATCCAGTTAGCTATCACCACTTTTTTGCAGACATGGCAACTACCTTTTCGAGTAAATGGAGAGATGATGCTAGTTCGATTTTGAGAGACTCAGAAATTGGGCAATCTTTAGGGACATCTGAATTATTTTTAAACTGGTCGGGAATATATCATCGGATTTTAAGTGATTTGACACCGGAAGAAATAGAAAAAGTAGCCCAAACCCTAGCTCGACATAATCCCAAAACCATGATATTAAGACCTGTAATTGAATCGATTTGGGAACCAATAGTTCAAGAAGATAATTGGCAACCTTTTTATGAATTAATTCAACAGATTCAGTCTGGGAATTAG
- the rimJ gene encoding ribosomal protein S5-alanine N-acetyltransferase → MKFETPLIVTERLLLRMATKEDIPLIIQYFADNKTYLTPFYPRWSEGFFTEEYWQLQLELNLHEFVNDCSLRLFMFLKNNPKKIIGIINFTNFVRGVAQYCNVGYSIAETEQGKGFMTEALQAAIGYVFQELKMHRIMANYMPHNQRSGNLLKRLGFVVEGYARDYLLINGQWQDHILTSLTNPSWQAK, encoded by the coding sequence ATGAAATTTGAAACACCGCTAATCGTAACTGAACGTTTATTATTACGAATGGCGACCAAAGAGGATATACCCTTAATTATCCAATATTTTGCTGATAACAAAACTTATCTCACTCCATTTTATCCTCGTTGGTCTGAGGGTTTTTTCACAGAAGAATATTGGCAGTTGCAGTTAGAGTTGAATTTACATGAATTTGTTAATGATTGTTCTTTGAGACTATTTATGTTTCTCAAAAATAATCCCAAAAAAATCATTGGAATTATTAATTTTACTAATTTTGTCCGGGGAGTAGCACAATATTGTAATGTTGGGTACAGTATTGCAGAAACTGAGCAAGGCAAAGGTTTTATGACAGAAGCCTTGCAAGCAGCTATTGGGTATGTATTTCAAGAATTAAAAATGCACCGCATCATGGCAAATTATATGCCTCACAATCAGCGCAGTGGAAATTTACTCAAAAGGCTAGGATTTGTTGTAGAAGGGTATGCTAGAGATTATTTATTAATTAATGGGCAATGGCAGGATCATATTCTGACGAGTCTCACCAATCCTAGTTGGCAAGCTAAGTAG